In Ensifer adhaerens, a single window of DNA contains:
- a CDS encoding VOC family protein: MAGRITHFEIYGDEPSKLAEFYSALFGWGTEQAEGLDYWRIHLDPTDTSTVGGGLTYRPRSDPKGWLQFVDVESIDDTLALAQRIGAKVVRPKTAVPRTAWVAVLADPSGNMFAVWQPDALAFPSRNQIEGLTSGTTNQGCARSMGTRCSRPA; the protein is encoded by the coding sequence ATGGCTGGCCGGATAACGCACTTTGAAATCTATGGAGACGAACCGAGCAAACTCGCCGAGTTCTACAGCGCCCTCTTCGGTTGGGGGACTGAGCAGGCGGAAGGCCTGGACTATTGGCGCATTCACCTGGATCCGACCGACACAAGCACCGTAGGCGGTGGCCTGACCTACCGACCCCGTTCCGATCCAAAAGGTTGGCTGCAATTCGTCGATGTCGAGTCAATCGACGATACGCTAGCCCTTGCTCAGCGAATAGGCGCAAAAGTGGTGAGGCCGAAGACCGCAGTTCCTCGAACTGCATGGGTTGCCGTTCTCGCCGATCCGTCGGGAAATATGTTCGCCGTCTGGCAGCCGGACGCACTGGCCTTTCCTTCCCGGAACCAGATTGAGGGTTTGACCAGTGGAACAACAAATCAAGGATGCGCTCGGTCCATGGGAACCCGATGCAGTCGCCCGGCTTGA
- a CDS encoding carboxymuconolactone decarboxylase family protein: MEQQIKDALGPWEPDAVARLEDWDAAWAGPCRAMSTNAWTNKVLPPRLVELIAVAINVACTNLYPEGSRHHIRAALDTGATPDEILTIIKMASVMSIHSCSLGAPILLEEAKSLEKAPEPRSSVATPACDRMKEIGQWNEAWNPFFELDPKWTDQFMAAGAGIYGSGIFTPKETELISIAFDASFTHMYAPGTRRHIRAALKLGATLAEIMEVLKLCVAQGVQACNLAVPILAEELMIVRANKPGTGDDEG, translated from the coding sequence GTGGAACAACAAATCAAGGATGCGCTCGGTCCATGGGAACCCGATGCAGTCGCCCGGCTTGAAGATTGGGATGCAGCATGGGCCGGCCCATGCCGGGCGATGAGCACGAATGCTTGGACGAACAAGGTTCTTCCCCCGAGACTGGTCGAGCTGATCGCGGTCGCGATCAACGTGGCCTGCACCAACCTCTACCCGGAGGGCTCTCGCCACCATATTCGGGCCGCCCTCGATACGGGGGCGACGCCCGACGAGATCTTGACGATCATCAAGATGGCGTCGGTCATGTCCATTCATTCCTGCAGCCTTGGAGCACCGATCCTGCTTGAGGAAGCCAAGTCGTTGGAGAAGGCCCCGGAACCCCGGTCCTCGGTGGCCACGCCCGCTTGCGACAGGATGAAGGAGATCGGCCAGTGGAATGAAGCCTGGAATCCCTTCTTCGAACTCGATCCCAAGTGGACGGACCAGTTCATGGCTGCGGGCGCCGGGATTTATGGCAGCGGCATATTCACGCCGAAAGAAACGGAACTCATCAGCATCGCATTCGACGCATCCTTCACACACATGTACGCGCCCGGCACCCGCCGCCATATCCGGGCGGCACTGAAGCTTGGGGCGACGCTCGCGGAAATCATGGAGGTCCTGAAGCTTTGCGTGGCGCAGGGCGTGCAGGCCTGCAACCTCGCGGTTCCAATTCTTGCAGAGGAACTAATGATCGTCCGTGCAAACAAGCCGGGAACGGGTGATGACGAAGGTTGA
- a CDS encoding type II toxin-antitoxin system HipA family toxin encodes MKLTLQIHFDGKWHDAANLELKDDDAGYVGSSVVDYDLDYFLATAAQGFAAGQTICDHRALSVRYPIDLENRYSRHWPAFLLDLMPQGHARRKLAEHIGLDEAARSSDLSLLLRAATGGIGNIRIKEAADAESARLSGLQRQGVTEADILGRSDRFIEVADRFAMLASGSSGLQGEWPKLSMTQAKDGLFYPDSTVKDDDALRHVIVKLVRSTEVVDRIILEGEALYARIALELGLNVKEPSIYADGVLIIPRFDRSFGANGQTIRLGQESLVSAIGVAEFGHIGTHEAYIDLLKRHSGDPSADVAEYLKRDIANLALGNPDNHGRNSALSKYPDGTIRLSPLFDFAPMRLAKEGIVRSTRWVSMRDAGLDHSPDWKRICAEVWPDGDVHAKLIAELRAFAQRLRLAPSHAKELGAPDVIIERAMMRCSEIADSVEVAFSKPEGA; translated from the coding sequence ATGAAACTGACGCTGCAGATCCACTTTGACGGCAAATGGCACGACGCTGCAAATCTTGAGCTGAAAGACGACGATGCCGGCTACGTCGGTAGTTCGGTCGTCGACTACGATCTCGACTACTTTCTCGCCACGGCCGCGCAGGGTTTCGCTGCGGGTCAGACCATTTGCGATCACCGCGCATTGTCTGTTCGCTATCCGATTGACCTTGAAAATCGGTACAGCCGCCACTGGCCAGCCTTCCTCCTGGATCTCATGCCACAAGGCCATGCGCGGCGAAAGTTGGCCGAGCACATCGGGCTCGACGAAGCGGCCCGTTCATCGGATCTATCTTTGTTGCTGCGAGCCGCGACGGGCGGAATTGGCAATATCCGCATCAAGGAAGCGGCAGACGCGGAGTCCGCTCGATTGAGCGGCTTGCAACGGCAGGGCGTAACGGAGGCGGATATCCTCGGGCGATCGGACCGCTTTATTGAAGTTGCCGACCGTTTCGCAATGTTAGCTTCCGGTTCTAGCGGATTGCAGGGTGAATGGCCGAAATTGTCAATGACCCAGGCGAAAGACGGGCTCTTTTATCCCGACAGCACCGTGAAAGACGACGATGCCTTACGGCACGTCATCGTAAAGCTTGTTCGTAGCACCGAAGTCGTTGACCGCATCATACTAGAGGGCGAAGCGCTCTATGCGCGAATTGCCCTGGAACTCGGTCTCAACGTCAAAGAACCATCGATCTACGCTGACGGCGTGCTCATCATTCCTCGTTTTGATCGAAGCTTTGGCGCGAACGGACAAACGATCCGCCTCGGACAGGAAAGCCTCGTTTCCGCGATTGGTGTTGCTGAGTTCGGTCACATCGGCACACATGAGGCGTATATCGATTTACTGAAGCGGCACTCGGGCGACCCGAGTGCCGACGTCGCAGAATACTTGAAACGCGATATCGCCAACCTGGCGCTCGGCAATCCAGATAACCACGGTCGGAACTCCGCATTGAGCAAGTACCCGGACGGAACGATCCGACTGTCGCCACTCTTTGACTTTGCGCCGATGCGTCTGGCGAAAGAGGGCATTGTGCGATCTACCCGCTGGGTCTCCATGCGCGACGCCGGCCTGGACCATTCTCCTGACTGGAAACGGATTTGCGCTGAGGTCTGGCCCGATGGCGATGTTCACGCCAAGCTGATAGCTGAGCTGCGGGCTTTTGCACAGCGCCTGAGACTGGCTCCGAGCCATGCGAAGGAGTTGGGAGCGCCGGATGTCATCATCGAACGGGCCATGATGCGCTGCAGCGAGATCGCCGACAGTGTTGAAGTCGCGTTCTCTAAACCGGAAGGAGCTTGA
- a CDS encoding helix-turn-helix domain-containing protein, producing the protein MARWKKPTKEQISVMRHDVAEHARRGDLRLPDAVLDMRKSIGLTQQEFADTLGLTRRQVAEIEAGTANPTLETLDKIGRLFGFTVGFVPKVRQDP; encoded by the coding sequence GTGGCCCGATGGAAAAAACCGACGAAAGAGCAGATTTCGGTGATGCGTCATGACGTTGCGGAACACGCGCGACGTGGCGACTTGCGCTTGCCGGATGCTGTGCTGGATATGCGGAAAAGCATTGGCCTCACCCAGCAGGAGTTTGCCGACACCCTCGGCCTCACACGTAGACAGGTCGCGGAAATCGAAGCGGGCACTGCCAACCCGACGTTGGAGACGTTGGATAAGATTGGCCGGCTATTCGGTTTCACAGTTGGCTTCGTGCCGAAGGTGCGGCAGGATCCCTAG
- a CDS encoding proline racemase family protein codes for MSAEENELVRFAKAFIPAAREVCHPTHPIFGDEGPLTFVVFAGPLAGGAKGTWERRVCCYEYPRTSVCQSPAGVPTTAATVQLLNRGALAVGDTLRSIPVFGTELHARITSTEDHGHQGARVAVTGTGWITMRSQLVVDFRDPLTPREGLPALITG; via the coding sequence GTGAGCGCGGAGGAAAACGAGCTCGTACGTTTTGCAAAGGCCTTTATTCCAGCCGCGCGCGAAGTTTGTCATCCAACACATCCGATATTCGGCGATGAAGGTCCCCTCACATTCGTGGTGTTCGCTGGTCCGCTCGCAGGGGGCGCCAAGGGTACCTGGGAACGCCGAGTATGCTGCTATGAGTATCCTCGCACGAGTGTTTGCCAGTCGCCGGCGGGAGTTCCGACCACTGCCGCCACGGTTCAACTCTTGAACAGGGGGGCTCTAGCTGTTGGCGATACATTGCGTTCAATCCCGGTGTTCGGCACGGAACTCCATGCACGCATCACCTCAACTGAGGATCACGGTCATCAAGGTGCTCGTGTCGCTGTGACGGGCACCGGCTGGATCACAATGCGGTCGCAGCTTGTTGTGGACTTCAGGGACCCGCTGACCCCGAGAGAAGGCCTGCCGGCGCTGATAACCGGATAA
- a CDS encoding PAS domain-containing protein → MLNNLYLDRFHPEDQTYVAKQITDTIVGARAQQSIYRVKGRNGQYVSVIVFARCFRDRDDIPVLYSGLLKGQPPQTTAGLTSLALKARAQIAPLALLT, encoded by the coding sequence TTGCTAAATAACTTATACCTCGATCGTTTTCATCCCGAAGACCAGACATACGTCGCCAAACAGATTACCGACACCATTGTCGGAGCGCGAGCTCAGCAGTCCATCTACCGCGTCAAGGGACGGAACGGCCAGTATGTTTCGGTGATCGTCTTCGCCCGATGTTTTCGCGATCGCGACGACATACCCGTGCTCTATTCCGGTTTATTGAAAGGGCAGCCGCCGCAAACAACAGCCGGACTGACTTCACTTGCGCTGAAGGCACGTGCGCAAATTGCGCCCCTTGCCTTGCTTACCTAG
- a CDS encoding DUF1127 domain-containing protein has protein sequence MNIARSINNWRKYRQTVTELGRMSNRELRDLGIERADIDRVARTAFAR, from the coding sequence ATGAACATCGCACGCTCCATCAACAACTGGCGCAAGTATCGTCAGACGGTCACCGAGCTGGGCCGCATGTCGAACCGCGAACTCCGTGACCTCGGCATCGAACGCGCCGACATCGACCGCGTTGCACGCACGGCCTTCGCCCGCTAA
- a CDS encoding ArsR/SmtB family transcription factor, whose product MTVPAELNEQQALAAAKFLQAIAHPKRLLLLAVLSDRQLPTGRLAAAVGLPSGMVYKYLHKLVEIGLLSVNFKAAGMRFSIASPETVVNLVKIQAAVAAQIGANLG is encoded by the coding sequence TTGACCGTGCCAGCTGAACTGAATGAACAGCAAGCGCTGGCGGCAGCCAAATTCCTGCAGGCTATCGCGCACCCGAAACGTCTGCTGCTCTTGGCGGTTCTGTCAGATCGACAGCTGCCTACCGGGAGGCTTGCAGCGGCAGTGGGACTTCCGTCAGGAATGGTCTACAAGTATCTTCATAAACTCGTCGAAATCGGCTTGTTGTCGGTGAACTTCAAGGCTGCTGGCATGCGATTTTCGATCGCCTCTCCTGAAACCGTCGTTAACCTTGTAAAAATTCAGGCGGCGGTAGCCGCGCAAATCGGCGCGAACCTCGGCTGA
- a CDS encoding transposase, translating to MPEENIAAVSMTDEGAPAKAPERKKRNAPKRQGATPGPARTPSKASTENVTATKTRFGAEEKQAKLAFIEAQVAGASTLKDAVKSAGISEQTYYNWKNSVKPDRKPSGGSLSASDGFAELVEIEAENQRLRKLLAERLRAENADLRKKLGLD from the coding sequence ATGCCCGAAGAAAACATAGCGGCTGTGTCTATGACAGACGAGGGTGCTCCCGCGAAGGCCCCAGAGCGCAAGAAGCGAAACGCACCGAAACGCCAGGGCGCTACGCCGGGCCCGGCTCGGACGCCGTCAAAGGCATCGACGGAGAACGTAACCGCCACCAAGACCCGTTTCGGCGCCGAAGAAAAGCAGGCGAAGCTCGCGTTCATCGAAGCACAAGTTGCCGGCGCAAGCACGCTGAAAGATGCAGTGAAAAGCGCAGGAATATCAGAGCAAACCTACTATAACTGGAAGAATAGCGTGAAGCCGGATCGAAAACCAAGCGGCGGCTCTCTATCTGCCTCTGACGGGTTTGCGGAACTCGTGGAAATTGAAGCGGAAAACCAGAGGCTGCGCAAGCTTCTGGCCGAAAGGCTGCGCGCTGAGAACGCTGACCTGCGCAAGAAACTGGGACTGGATTGA
- a CDS encoding PAS domain-containing protein has translation MNGRERTLVVELTDVDAADSGIFTWDITQDLVYADSALAELFGLVAEETNRGLPLKNYLDRVHPEDRAYVAKQITNTIVGERAQQSTYRVKTRNGKYVCVIAFGRCFRDRNDTPVLYSGMVVLESAAAANNNKAH, from the coding sequence ATGAACGGTAGAGAACGGACGCTGGTTGTGGAGCTCACGGATGTGGACGCTGCGGACTCCGGCATTTTCACCTGGGATATAACGCAGGATCTCGTCTACGCCGATTCAGCCTTGGCCGAGCTTTTTGGCCTTGTCGCCGAAGAAACCAATCGGGGGCTTCCACTGAAAAATTACCTTGATCGTGTGCATCCCGAAGACAGGGCCTACGTCGCCAAACAAATTACCAACACCATTGTCGGCGAACGAGCCCAGCAGTCCACCTACCGCGTCAAGACGCGGAACGGAAAGTATGTTTGTGTGATCGCCTTTGGCCGGTGCTTTCGCGATCGCAACGACACACCGGTGCTCTATTCCGGTATGGTGGTGCTTGAAAGCGCGGCCGCCGCAAACAACAACAAGGCCCACTAG
- a CDS encoding tetratricopeptide repeat protein translates to MERKLVTIVCADVAGYSRLIGLDEEGTIARLREHQGALINPKIAEHAGRIVKTMGDGLLVEFGSPVEAVRCAVEVQVAIATREATISEDCRIRFRIGINLGDVIAEDDDVLGDGVNIAARLQLLADVGGICVSRSVRDQVRDRLAVEFEDMGEQSVRNIARPIQCYRVCFDGAAPRPPKRKIRKRWLIVGLATVGLCCLAGGVVWLSTGIDVVEGGKGPTSVAASIPESVKTDAEKETARLSIVVLPFRNLSNEPDQDYFADSLTDDITTDLSRIAGSFVISRNTAFTFKGTSNDERTVANALSVRYLLEGSVRRTGDQVRVNARLIDGSTGGQLWSERFEHDMRDIAAFQDEVTGRIVNALSLELVATEAHRAQLAHPNDPDAVDLTMRGWWLLRQPADRQRMLDARQLFERALERDPQFVPGLLGLATTHADMVFLTWSEDRDTDLERADAVLAQVLAVAPQNAVASYIRAHVFFGRGQLQDAIDACEASLALDHNYASAYGFLAAMVRLDGHPERSVKLLQRAMLLSPRDPEMWTWLQYLGRAQSDLGQAEDAIANFRRAIAINPTAPAYQWTLLSTAYARAKRPTEAREAMDTFLRLSPHLMDGRSDEVMRAMQLQIQLAVRGYYLGVIDGDIGKQTRKALAWFQRDQGIAASEQADDETVRRLGLSQTASGRVH, encoded by the coding sequence ATGGAGCGCAAGCTGGTCACCATCGTTTGCGCCGACGTGGCAGGATACTCACGCCTGATCGGGCTCGATGAGGAAGGCACGATTGCGCGGCTGCGGGAGCACCAGGGCGCTCTGATCAATCCGAAAATCGCTGAGCATGCAGGGCGGATCGTCAAGACGATGGGCGACGGGTTGCTGGTTGAGTTCGGCAGTCCCGTCGAGGCCGTCCGTTGTGCCGTCGAGGTTCAGGTTGCCATTGCCACGCGCGAGGCCACGATCTCTGAGGATTGCCGTATTCGATTCCGGATTGGCATCAACCTGGGCGATGTGATCGCCGAAGACGATGATGTCCTGGGCGACGGCGTCAACATCGCCGCGCGGCTGCAACTCTTGGCTGACGTCGGCGGAATTTGCGTGTCGCGCTCCGTACGTGATCAGGTTCGCGACCGCCTGGCGGTGGAATTCGAAGACATGGGAGAGCAAAGCGTTCGGAACATCGCCCGCCCCATCCAATGCTATCGGGTCTGTTTCGATGGGGCCGCGCCAAGGCCGCCCAAGCGCAAGATTCGAAAGCGGTGGCTGATTGTCGGACTGGCCACAGTTGGGCTGTGCTGCCTTGCCGGCGGCGTCGTCTGGCTTTCGACAGGGATCGATGTCGTGGAAGGTGGCAAGGGTCCGACATCGGTCGCGGCATCGATCCCTGAGAGCGTGAAAACCGACGCCGAGAAGGAAACTGCGCGGCTGTCGATCGTCGTTCTGCCCTTCCGCAACCTCAGCAATGAACCCGACCAGGATTACTTTGCCGATAGCCTGACCGACGACATCACGACGGACCTGTCGCGGATTGCCGGCAGCTTCGTCATCTCGCGCAACACCGCCTTCACCTTCAAGGGGACATCCAATGACGAACGAACCGTCGCCAATGCTCTGAGCGTCCGCTACCTCCTCGAGGGCAGCGTCAGGCGCACGGGCGATCAAGTCCGCGTCAACGCCCGGCTGATTGACGGCAGCACCGGCGGACAGTTGTGGAGCGAACGATTCGAGCACGACATGCGCGACATCGCGGCTTTTCAGGACGAGGTGACCGGACGAATCGTCAACGCGCTCAGCCTCGAACTCGTCGCCACTGAGGCACATAGGGCGCAACTTGCCCATCCGAACGATCCCGACGCGGTCGATCTGACGATGCGCGGCTGGTGGCTTCTGCGCCAGCCGGCCGATCGACAGCGGATGCTTGACGCGCGCCAGTTGTTCGAGCGCGCTCTGGAAAGGGACCCCCAATTCGTCCCGGGTCTACTGGGACTGGCGACGACCCACGCGGACATGGTCTTTCTGACTTGGAGCGAAGATCGCGACACGGACCTGGAGCGGGCCGACGCCGTACTGGCGCAAGTTCTCGCAGTCGCTCCGCAGAACGCTGTAGCGTCCTATATCAGAGCACACGTGTTCTTTGGTCGCGGGCAGCTTCAGGATGCGATCGACGCCTGCGAAGCGAGCTTGGCACTCGACCACAACTATGCGTCAGCCTATGGTTTTCTTGCTGCAATGGTCCGGCTGGACGGCCATCCGGAGCGTAGCGTCAAGCTTCTTCAGCGGGCCATGCTGCTCAGCCCGCGCGATCCCGAGATGTGGACATGGCTGCAATATCTCGGGCGCGCCCAGTCGGACCTCGGCCAGGCGGAAGACGCGATTGCGAACTTCCGGAGGGCGATCGCCATTAATCCGACGGCCCCAGCCTACCAATGGACCCTGTTGTCCACGGCCTACGCGCGCGCCAAGCGCCCGACGGAGGCCCGAGAGGCCATGGACACGTTCCTGCGTCTGTCTCCGCACCTGATGGACGGCAGGTCGGACGAGGTCATGAGGGCGATGCAGCTCCAGATACAGCTGGCCGTCAGAGGATACTACCTTGGCGTAATTGATGGGGACATTGGAAAACAGACCCGAAAGGCTTTGGCATGGTTTCAACGGGATCAAGGGATCGCCGCCTCCGAGCAGGCGGACGATGAGACAGTTCGTCGCCTAGGGCTGTCGCAAACTGCTTCGGGCAGGGTTCATTAG
- the nthA gene encoding nitrile hydratase subunit alpha, whose amino-acid sequence MTSFDSRRISSIHHDLHQHLPSESVLRTKALESLLVEKGLIDPAAMDAWIEMYRDEIGPKRGAKVVARAWRDPSFKRDLLENATAAIEQFGFAGHGTGHLQAVENTSEIHNLVVCTLCSCYPFSILGIPPAWYKSNEYRARAVREPRAVLSEFGVEIPPTVEVRVWDSTSERRYLVIPQQPNGVESWSQEQLAELVSRNSMIGTQRDLSPTRRQA is encoded by the coding sequence ATGACAAGCTTCGATTCGCGACGCATTTCCAGTATTCATCACGACCTGCATCAGCACTTGCCCTCCGAGTCCGTGCTGAGAACCAAAGCACTCGAAAGCCTTCTCGTGGAAAAGGGGCTGATCGATCCCGCTGCTATGGACGCCTGGATCGAAATGTACCGCGACGAGATCGGACCCAAGCGCGGGGCGAAAGTCGTGGCGCGGGCCTGGAGAGATCCGTCGTTCAAAAGGGATCTTCTGGAAAATGCGACCGCTGCAATCGAGCAGTTCGGATTTGCTGGGCACGGAACGGGTCACCTGCAGGCGGTTGAGAATACATCAGAGATACACAATCTCGTCGTCTGCACCCTTTGTTCCTGCTACCCATTTTCGATTCTGGGAATTCCGCCAGCGTGGTACAAGTCGAACGAATACAGGGCGCGCGCTGTGCGCGAACCGCGTGCCGTCTTGTCGGAGTTTGGCGTGGAAATTCCCCCGACTGTCGAGGTGCGGGTCTGGGACTCGACGTCCGAAAGACGATATCTGGTGATACCGCAGCAACCCAATGGTGTGGAATCCTGGAGCCAAGAGCAGCTCGCGGAGCTGGTCTCGCGTAATTCTATGATCGGAACGCAAAGGGATCTTTCTCCGACCAGGAGGCAAGCCTGA
- the nthB gene encoding nitrile hydratase subunit beta, with the protein MDGVHDLGGREGFGPILGKGDERPFRFDWEMRAFGLAQAAAGDANWSIDWFRHCRELIVPAEYLTRPYFDQWVVTIAAQMIDAGYLTLEELDAGKSAFVRQPGYPPETAEEARAYVQSARSYALDSEAPPLFVVGDAVRAKSMGHPGHTRLPSYARGRRGSVIGHHGAHVLPDASAAGTPRGEHLYTIGFAASELWPEAHDSCDQVFVDLWESYLERI; encoded by the coding sequence ATGGACGGCGTTCACGACCTTGGCGGGCGCGAAGGATTTGGCCCCATTTTAGGCAAGGGTGACGAACGTCCCTTCCGTTTCGATTGGGAAATGCGAGCTTTCGGTCTTGCGCAGGCCGCCGCTGGCGATGCGAACTGGTCGATTGATTGGTTCAGGCATTGCCGCGAGTTGATCGTTCCGGCCGAATATTTGACGCGGCCATACTTCGATCAATGGGTGGTGACGATTGCAGCCCAGATGATTGATGCTGGCTATCTCACATTGGAGGAACTCGATGCCGGCAAGTCGGCATTTGTACGCCAGCCTGGCTATCCGCCTGAAACCGCGGAAGAGGCGCGCGCCTACGTCCAGTCCGCGCGCAGCTACGCTCTTGATTCCGAGGCGCCGCCATTATTCGTCGTGGGCGATGCGGTGCGCGCCAAATCCATGGGACATCCCGGACATACGCGCTTGCCGTCCTATGCGCGGGGGAGGCGTGGAAGCGTGATCGGGCATCACGGCGCCCATGTACTGCCGGATGCATCAGCCGCCGGAACGCCCAGAGGCGAGCACCTTTACACGATTGGCTTTGCCGCGTCCGAGTTGTGGCCGGAAGCCCACGACAGCTGCGATCAAGTTTTCGTCGATCTCTGGGAGAGCTATCTTGAGCGGATCTGA
- a CDS encoding nitrile hydratase accessory protein, whose amino-acid sequence MSGSDPRMAHLTQRDGEPAFAEPWHAQASAMASLLVASGVISGAQWSETLGAKLREAQLAGQSDDTETYYRAVLSALESLLDEARAISGKELIQRRDAWERAYLRTPHGRPVVLNGDV is encoded by the coding sequence TTGAGCGGATCTGACCCCAGGATGGCCCACCTGACGCAAAGGGACGGCGAACCGGCTTTCGCCGAGCCGTGGCATGCTCAGGCTTCCGCGATGGCAAGTTTGCTGGTTGCTTCGGGCGTAATATCAGGAGCGCAGTGGTCTGAAACCCTGGGAGCGAAGTTGCGCGAGGCACAGCTCGCCGGGCAGTCGGATGACACCGAGACCTATTATCGTGCCGTGTTGTCCGCACTCGAAAGCCTCCTCGATGAAGCACGCGCGATTTCCGGCAAGGAATTAATCCAGCGGCGAGATGCCTGGGAGCGCGCATATTTGCGGACGCCCCACGGACGGCCCGTCGTGCTGAATGGGGACGTGTGA